One Rubidibacter lacunae KORDI 51-2 genomic region harbors:
- a CDS encoding DUF2811 domain-containing protein: MDNNVSLLAEIPEQLHDALLRFIDLHPSWDQDRVFSAALSLFLLQNSGGESSQSSPYYRDCAQVYLETLFQQSAA; the protein is encoded by the coding sequence ATGGATAACAACGTCAGTTTGCTTGCTGAAATTCCCGAACAACTTCACGACGCCCTGCTACGCTTTATCGACTTACATCCATCTTGGGACCAAGATCGCGTGTTTTCTGCAGCTTTGTCGCTTTTCCTATTGCAGAACAGTGGTGGAGAGTCTTCACAGTCCTCACCTTATTACCGCGATTGCGCCCAGGTTTATCTCGAAACATTGTTCCAGCAGTCGGCAGCATAG
- a CDS encoding DUF2358 domain-containing protein has translation MKKISSTKSEFDAVETAIATLRCDLPTLFVRDIDYSIYSGNIFFKDPVNTFQYKFNYRIIFWTLRFHARLFFTEIHFDVHDIRRDTENMIKVDWTVRGTLRLPWRADLWFGGNSTYTLDERGKIYRHVDTWNRSPREILQQFWPRSGAN, from the coding sequence ATGAAAAAAATTTCTTCGACCAAAAGCGAATTTGATGCCGTAGAGACGGCGATCGCGACCTTACGTTGCGACTTGCCCACATTGTTTGTCCGCGACATCGATTACAGCATCTATTCAGGCAATATCTTTTTTAAAGACCCCGTCAACACATTCCAATACAAGTTCAACTACCGCATTATCTTCTGGACCCTACGCTTCCACGCCCGACTATTTTTCACCGAGATTCACTTCGACGTCCACGACATTCGCCGAGATACCGAAAACATGATTAAAGTCGATTGGACCGTGCGCGGCACCTTGCGGCTACCGTGGCGTGCCGATCTATGGTTCGGCGGCAACTCGACTTATACGCTCGACGAGCGCGGCAAGATATACCGCCACGTCGACACCTGGAACCGCAGCCCACGCGAAATTCTCCAGCAGTTTTGGCCGCGATCGGGCGCGAACTAG
- the aroB gene encoding 3-dehydroquinate synthase: protein MSDLSPVPASAVVRVDLPQQPYSIAIAAGLLDRLSVQFQDVGLTGKQVLLVSNPVVFKHYGDRAIAALEAANCKVTTAILPAGERYKTLRSVSKLYDVALKARLERSAVFLALGGGVIGDMTGFAAATWLRGVRVVQVPTSLLAMVDAAIGGKTGVNHPRGKNLIGAFHQPSAVAIDPDVLRTLPAREWRAGMAEVIKYGIIWDRELFERLEAAERLDRLRDVDADLLHHILTHSCRAKAEVVAKDEREGGLRAILNYGHTIGHAVESLTGYRSVNHGEAVAIGMVAAGRLAVKLELWNAEDCDRQTRSIEKAGLPTHIPLALDPDEILAALQADKKVKAGKVRFILPQHIGAVTIADSVPRDRLREVILGAMGNG from the coding sequence ATGTCAGACCTCTCGCCTGTTCCTGCATCTGCGGTCGTCCGCGTCGACCTCCCACAGCAACCCTATTCGATCGCGATCGCGGCGGGACTGCTCGACCGCTTGAGCGTGCAATTCCAGGATGTGGGGCTGACGGGGAAACAGGTACTGCTTGTTTCAAACCCCGTTGTATTCAAGCACTACGGCGACCGCGCGATCGCGGCATTGGAGGCAGCAAATTGTAAGGTGACTACCGCGATCCTGCCAGCCGGCGAGCGTTATAAAACCCTGCGATCTGTCAGCAAGTTATACGATGTCGCGCTAAAGGCACGGCTGGAGCGATCGGCGGTCTTTCTGGCCCTAGGCGGCGGCGTCATCGGCGACATGACCGGTTTTGCAGCAGCCACGTGGCTGCGCGGCGTGCGCGTCGTGCAAGTCCCGACGTCACTGCTGGCAATGGTCGATGCAGCTATCGGCGGCAAGACTGGCGTCAACCATCCGCGCGGCAAGAACCTGATTGGCGCGTTCCACCAACCGAGTGCGGTCGCGATCGACCCCGACGTGTTGAGAACCCTACCCGCCCGGGAGTGGCGAGCAGGCATGGCAGAAGTCATCAAGTACGGCATTATCTGGGATCGCGAGTTATTCGAGCGTCTCGAAGCAGCCGAGCGCCTCGATCGCCTGCGCGACGTCGATGCCGATCTACTGCACCACATCCTCACGCATTCGTGCCGAGCAAAAGCAGAAGTTGTTGCTAAGGACGAACGCGAGGGGGGACTGCGGGCGATTCTCAACTACGGACACACCATCGGCCATGCTGTTGAGAGCTTGACCGGCTACCGTTCGGTCAACCATGGCGAAGCCGTCGCGATCGGCATGGTGGCAGCCGGGCGCTTGGCGGTAAAACTGGAGCTATGGAATGCTGAGGATTGCGATCGCCAAACCCGCTCGATCGAAAAAGCTGGGTTGCCGACGCACATACCCCTCGCACTCGACCCTGACGAGATCTTGGCTGCGCTGCAAGCAGACAAGAAGGTCAAAGCCGGCAAGGTGCGGTTTATTCTCCCTCAACACATCGGTGCCGTCACGATTGCCGATAGCGTTCCACGCGATCGCCTCCGCGAAGTAATCCTTGGCGCTATGGGGAACGGTTGA
- a CDS encoding PAS domain S-box protein, with amino-acid sequence MNYQHLLDRIAAVARRIPNSPHLRSLQTADSEGTIDPETLRTQLDLDRRRRRLLADELQALVEELPASLGERSSGHSDRDRVEQKLLHEKNLSDTIVDSLPGAFFILAEDNHLLRWNRQLERACGYTSEDIERLDPMVLFAPSERSRLRAHIEAAFACGEASTEATLVGKDGNKSTWFISGRCLDLDGQRCLLGVATDITQRQRAEVERQKLAALVENSTDFIGIADLDGRIEFLNPAGCRLVDAEAASGTIADYLGPNLAKCFDREVLPVVRDRGQWNGETVLRGRGDRQIPVSINAFLIRDCTTGNPLKIATIARDISTSKRVEAELQASDEKCRSVVDGLKEVIFQTDAAGCWTFLNPAWTELTGFDTERNLGRPIAEFVHPDEQTRHRQHFAPLLAAKKDTCRYEIRFHTCSGGDCWLELAARARRNANGAIVGTTGTLNDITERKQAEDRLRAVIDTVPGFVSWVGRDGRYLGVNQRMAQTLNLTPEDLVGQELGFLKTSPSYANFMRDFLASSRQTASQTIATQTNGTARTYLIAAQKYRQGSAAVSVGIDITERKQAELALRESEEKFRQLAENIEQVFWMTDLSRQEAIYVSPAYEQTWGRSLETAYCSPQDWLLYVHPHDRDRVAAALPLQLYGEYDIEYRLQRPNGEVRWIHDRAFPVRDGNGHIYRLAGIAQDITESKRAKEALERRERYLTALVGVQRRLLAAGTNRNLYSEAISILGLVSAASRIHVYENTCDENGCWRAHERAAWHAPDVPPNARPELDYSTLSDDWRSRLLAGEIRQGIVAELPAGERHFFSAEDALAFLVLPLFVNGNFFGSIVFDNCREAREWQPLEVGLLSSAAAAIALAKERQLAQEQLQRQLTAIETTTDGIFIVNAADELQYVNPAYVQMLGYDNTHDLLGTHWCDYYPSEDSDPIATKLRPELLTAGKWSGEIDALHRSGRTFVQELSVTATATGEAIGVCRDISDRKLAECELKASLEEKELLLKEVHHRVKNNLQVISSIFSLQSQAIADPQALALLEDSQNRIGSMALIHEKLYQSARLANIDFSDYIRDLTEHLIASYNANPAWIETDTHIDDVRLTLDSAIPCGLLINELVSNALKHAFPDGRRGRIAIEFRTLEDGNLRLRVEDNGVGLPEGLDSNETNSLGLSLIASLAEQLRGRLQVTNTTGACFEVVFPQPQERRRF; translated from the coding sequence ATGAACTACCAGCACTTGCTAGACCGCATCGCAGCTGTTGCCCGGCGCATCCCCAACTCGCCTCACTTACGCTCGCTGCAAACTGCCGATTCAGAAGGCACGATCGACCCCGAAACGCTCCGCACCCAACTTGACCTCGACCGGCGCCGGCGCCGTCTGCTGGCTGACGAGCTACAAGCTCTTGTCGAGGAGCTGCCTGCTAGTCTTGGCGAGCGCTCGTCCGGTCATAGCGATCGCGATCGCGTCGAGCAAAAACTCCTGCACGAGAAGAATCTCTCCGACACGATCGTCGACAGTCTTCCCGGCGCATTTTTCATTCTTGCCGAAGACAATCATTTGCTGCGTTGGAATCGCCAACTGGAGCGCGCCTGCGGTTATACCAGCGAAGATATCGAGCGACTCGATCCGATGGTGCTGTTTGCGCCGAGCGAGCGATCTCGGTTGCGCGCGCACATCGAAGCGGCCTTTGCCTGCGGTGAAGCCAGCACAGAAGCTACGCTCGTTGGAAAAGACGGAAACAAGAGCACTTGGTTTATTTCCGGTCGTTGCTTGGACTTGGACGGCCAGCGCTGCCTGCTCGGTGTGGCGACCGATATCACCCAGCGCCAGCGCGCGGAGGTCGAGCGCCAAAAGTTAGCTGCCTTGGTTGAGAACAGCACCGACTTCATCGGCATTGCCGATCTCGACGGGCGTATCGAATTTCTCAACCCGGCTGGCTGCCGTCTCGTCGATGCCGAAGCCGCCAGCGGCACGATCGCCGATTACCTCGGCCCCAACCTTGCCAAGTGCTTCGACCGCGAGGTATTGCCCGTCGTGCGAGATCGCGGCCAGTGGAACGGCGAAACGGTACTGCGCGGCCGCGGCGATCGCCAGATTCCGGTGTCGATTAACGCGTTCCTAATTCGCGATTGCACCACGGGCAACCCGCTCAAGATCGCCACCATCGCTCGCGATATCAGCACCAGCAAGCGGGTGGAAGCCGAGCTGCAAGCCAGCGATGAGAAATGCCGTTCGGTCGTAGACGGGCTTAAGGAAGTCATTTTTCAGACCGATGCTGCCGGATGCTGGACCTTTCTCAACCCGGCCTGGACGGAGCTGACCGGCTTTGATACCGAACGCAATCTCGGTCGCCCGATCGCCGAGTTCGTCCATCCCGACGAACAAACCCGCCACCGCCAGCACTTCGCGCCGCTCCTGGCGGCGAAGAAAGACACCTGCCGCTACGAAATCCGCTTCCATACCTGCAGCGGCGGGGACTGCTGGCTGGAGCTGGCCGCGCGCGCGCGCCGCAATGCCAATGGTGCGATTGTGGGCACCACCGGTACGCTCAACGATATTACCGAGCGCAAGCAAGCCGAAGATCGACTGCGTGCCGTTATCGATACCGTGCCGGGGTTTGTGTCCTGGGTCGGTCGCGACGGACGCTATCTGGGCGTCAATCAACGTATGGCACAGACCCTCAACCTCACCCCCGAAGACCTTGTCGGACAGGAGTTGGGCTTCCTCAAAACTAGTCCCAGCTACGCCAATTTTATGCGCGACTTTCTGGCTAGCTCCCGGCAAACTGCCAGTCAGACGATCGCGACCCAAACGAACGGCACTGCCCGCACGTATCTGATTGCCGCTCAAAAATACCGCCAGGGCAGCGCAGCCGTGTCTGTCGGCATCGACATCACCGAACGCAAGCAAGCCGAGCTCGCCCTCCGCGAAAGCGAGGAGAAGTTCCGCCAACTCGCCGAGAATATCGAGCAAGTATTCTGGATGACCGACCTCAGCCGCCAAGAAGCGATTTACGTTTCGCCCGCGTATGAGCAGACATGGGGACGCAGCCTCGAAACCGCTTACTGCTCGCCCCAAGATTGGCTGCTCTACGTGCATCCTCACGATCGCGATCGCGTTGCCGCCGCACTCCCGCTGCAATTGTACGGGGAGTACGATATTGAATACCGCCTGCAGCGTCCCAACGGCGAGGTGCGCTGGATTCACGATCGCGCGTTCCCGGTGCGCGATGGCAACGGGCACATCTACCGCCTTGCCGGCATCGCCCAGGACATCACCGAGAGCAAACGCGCCAAGGAAGCGCTCGAACGCCGCGAGCGCTACTTGACTGCCCTCGTCGGCGTTCAGCGCCGTTTGCTGGCTGCTGGCACCAATCGCAACCTCTACAGCGAAGCAATCTCGATCCTCGGGTTGGTCTCTGCTGCCAGCCGCATCCACGTCTACGAAAATACGTGCGACGAAAACGGCTGCTGGCGCGCGCACGAACGCGCGGCCTGGCACGCCCCCGACGTCCCCCCGAACGCCCGTCCCGAGCTGGATTACTCCACCCTTTCGGATGACTGGCGATCGCGGCTCTTGGCTGGCGAGATCCGCCAGGGCATCGTTGCCGAACTGCCCGCCGGCGAGCGGCACTTCTTCTCAGCAGAGGATGCCCTCGCCTTTCTGGTGCTGCCACTGTTTGTCAACGGTAACTTCTTCGGCTCGATTGTCTTTGACAACTGCCGCGAAGCGCGCGAATGGCAGCCTCTGGAAGTGGGGTTGCTTAGCTCCGCCGCCGCCGCGATCGCCCTTGCCAAAGAGCGCCAGCTTGCCCAAGAGCAACTCCAGCGGCAGCTAACGGCAATTGAAACTACTACCGACGGAATCTTCATTGTGAACGCGGCTGACGAGCTGCAGTACGTCAACCCGGCCTACGTGCAGATGCTCGGCTATGACAACACCCATGACTTGCTCGGTACCCACTGGTGCGATTACTATCCGTCCGAAGACAGCGATCCTATTGCCACTAAGCTACGCCCCGAATTGTTGACCGCGGGGAAGTGGAGCGGCGAGATCGATGCTCTCCACCGTAGTGGTCGTACGTTTGTTCAGGAACTATCTGTCACCGCCACCGCCACCGGTGAAGCGATTGGTGTCTGCCGCGACATCAGCGATCGCAAGCTCGCCGAGTGCGAGCTGAAGGCCTCCCTCGAAGAAAAGGAGCTACTGCTCAAAGAAGTTCACCATCGCGTAAAGAACAACCTGCAGGTCATCTCCAGCATCTTCTCGCTGCAGTCGCAGGCAATCGCCGACCCGCAAGCCCTAGCGTTGCTTGAAGACAGCCAAAATCGCATCGGCTCCATGGCACTAATTCACGAGAAGCTCTACCAGTCCGCTCGGTTGGCGAACATCGACTTCTCCGACTATATCCGCGACCTCACCGAGCACCTGATCGCCTCATACAATGCCAACCCTGCGTGGATCGAAACCGATACCCACATCGACGACGTGCGACTGACCCTCGATTCGGCAATTCCCTGCGGGTTACTGATTAATGAATTGGTGTCAAATGCGCTCAAGCACGCCTTCCCCGACGGTCGGCGCGGTCGCATCGCGATTGAGTTTCGCACTCTTGAAGACGGCAACTTGCGCCTGCGCGTGGAAGACAACGGAGTTGGATTGCCAGAGGGGTTAGACTCGAACGAGACGAATTCACTGGGTCTGAGCCTGATCGCCTCGCTTGCAGAGCAGCTGCGCGGCCGGCTGCAGGTCACCAATACAACGGGCGCGTGCTTCGAAGTCGTGTTCCCCCAACCCCAAGAGCGTCGGAGGTTCTAA
- a CDS encoding lipid-binding SYLF domain-containing protein, with translation MNLKYLAYPLIALAIGTTVTTPALADRDREIEKVQESIQVYKEMLADPDTRIPTSLIQASEGIAIIPNVVQGGFIVGGRRGTGVFVRRLPDGSWSNPAFLSITGGSFGLQFGGNSSDIVLLFVNQQAVNELMEGDLEFGVNVSGTAGPVGASAIDPTEVGGGVLSYSRSAGLFGGVAVEGGELNFNDDRNEDYYDDPTIIPQEIVNNSSLNSPPITQKLWRVLLDSERQEIAPFRTNK, from the coding sequence ATGAACTTGAAATACTTAGCATATCCTCTAATTGCACTTGCAATCGGGACAACAGTGACAACTCCTGCCCTAGCCGATCGCGACAGAGAAATCGAGAAAGTTCAAGAGTCTATCCAGGTTTACAAGGAAATGCTTGCCGACCCCGATACTCGGATCCCTACGTCGTTAATTCAAGCGAGTGAGGGTATTGCTATCATTCCCAACGTAGTGCAAGGAGGCTTTATTGTCGGAGGACGTCGAGGCACTGGAGTGTTCGTTCGCCGCCTTCCCGATGGAAGCTGGAGCAATCCTGCCTTTTTAAGCATTACAGGCGGCAGTTTTGGATTGCAGTTCGGCGGAAATTCAAGCGATATCGTCCTCCTATTTGTCAACCAACAAGCCGTGAACGAACTGATGGAGGGTGATTTAGAGTTTGGTGTTAATGTGTCGGGTACAGCTGGACCCGTAGGTGCAAGTGCGATCGATCCGACAGAAGTGGGCGGAGGCGTGCTTTCTTACTCCCGTAGTGCCGGTCTTTTCGGGGGAGTTGCTGTTGAGGGTGGTGAACTGAACTTCAATGACGACCGCAACGAGGATTACTACGACGATCCGACAATTATCCCCCAGGAAATTGTGAACAACTCCAGTTTGAACTCCCCGCCAATTACGCAAAAGCTTTGGCGAGTTTTGTTAGACTCCGAGCGACAAGAGATTGCACCGTTTCGAACAAATAAGTAA
- a CDS encoding MBL fold metallo-hydrolase, with translation MELTYYGANSWSIGIGGQRILVDPWLVGSLVFAGLPWLFEGKRPQALLLEDSDLILLSQGLADHAHKPTLQVLNKSTPVVGSANAARVARALGFESVNELLPGEKFSLDNRVEVRALTGAPIGPTRENAYLLKDLTTGHTLYYEPHGFPPETVKEFAPVDVAINPVVNLELPLAGPIINGRGSALKLAQWLRPQVMLPTAAGGDIHYSGALASLLQTKGSIDELRSCLAREKLATEVLEPEPGCPLALDLTAPAG, from the coding sequence GTGGAGCTAACGTACTACGGTGCCAACAGTTGGTCGATCGGGATCGGAGGGCAGCGCATTTTAGTCGATCCTTGGCTGGTTGGCTCGCTGGTCTTTGCGGGATTGCCGTGGTTGTTTGAGGGCAAGCGCCCGCAAGCACTACTCCTAGAGGATTCGGACTTGATTCTGCTGTCCCAGGGGCTTGCAGACCACGCTCACAAGCCGACATTGCAGGTCTTGAACAAGTCGACCCCCGTGGTTGGCTCCGCGAATGCTGCCCGAGTGGCCCGCGCTCTCGGCTTCGAATCGGTGAACGAGCTACTGCCGGGGGAAAAGTTTTCGCTCGACAATCGCGTCGAAGTCCGCGCCCTGACGGGTGCCCCCATCGGACCAACTCGAGAGAATGCCTATCTCTTGAAGGATCTGACAACTGGCCATACGCTTTACTACGAACCGCATGGCTTTCCGCCTGAGACAGTCAAGGAGTTCGCACCCGTTGACGTGGCGATCAATCCGGTGGTCAACTTGGAGCTGCCGCTGGCCGGACCGATTATCAATGGTCGGGGCAGCGCGCTCAAGCTCGCCCAGTGGTTGCGCCCGCAAGTTATGCTACCGACCGCAGCGGGGGGTGATATCCATTACAGCGGCGCACTGGCGTCGCTGTTGCAGACCAAAGGCAGCATCGATGAGTTGAGATCGTGCCTTGCACGAGAAAAACTAGCGACGGAGGTGCTAGAGCCGGAACCTGGATGCCCGCTCGCGCTCGACCTTACGGCTCCAGCTGGATAA
- the ppk2 gene encoding polyphosphate kinase 2 has protein sequence MGNSSKNKDGLMPGIEEAACSEDKGAKNGKQKMGKQKASKQKKNKKKKQGKRGLQVLERRVFNYMSEAEGSSKLPKKFYESELARLQVELVKMQYWVKHTGTRVVIIFEGRDAAGKGGTIKRITDPLNPRGCRVVALGTPSDREKTEWYFQRYVAHLPAAGEIVCFDRSWYNRAGVEHVMGFCTEEQYREFMQTCPQFERMLVRSDIILLKYWFSVSDGEQERRFQSRTTDPSRRWKLSPMDLESRDRWVEFSQAKDAMFSHTNIPEAPWFTVEADDKRRARLNCISHLLSKIPYVDMTPEPLELAPRKSPPTDYVRPPLNEQFFVPRQY, from the coding sequence ATGGGAAATAGTTCAAAAAACAAGGACGGGCTGATGCCCGGTATTGAAGAAGCTGCCTGTTCAGAAGATAAAGGCGCAAAGAATGGCAAGCAGAAAATGGGCAAGCAGAAGGCAAGTAAACAGAAGAAAAATAAGAAGAAGAAGCAGGGAAAGCGCGGGCTCCAAGTCTTAGAGCGCAGAGTGTTTAACTACATGTCCGAGGCCGAAGGCAGCTCTAAACTCCCTAAGAAGTTTTACGAAAGCGAGCTCGCTCGCTTACAAGTCGAGCTAGTAAAAATGCAGTATTGGGTTAAGCATACCGGTACCAGGGTTGTCATTATCTTTGAAGGTCGCGACGCCGCCGGTAAGGGTGGCACCATCAAGCGCATTACCGACCCTCTCAACCCACGGGGATGTCGGGTGGTGGCGCTAGGAACCCCGAGCGACCGCGAGAAAACCGAGTGGTATTTCCAGCGTTATGTGGCCCATTTACCGGCGGCCGGAGAGATCGTCTGCTTCGATCGCAGTTGGTACAACCGTGCCGGTGTAGAGCACGTTATGGGTTTTTGTACTGAGGAGCAATATCGAGAATTCATGCAAACCTGTCCGCAATTCGAGCGGATGCTGGTCCGATCGGACATTATTTTGCTGAAGTATTGGTTCTCCGTCAGCGATGGCGAGCAAGAGCGACGATTTCAGTCGCGTACAACCGATCCGAGTCGTCGCTGGAAGCTCAGCCCGATGGATTTGGAGTCGCGCGATCGCTGGGTCGAGTTCTCCCAAGCTAAGGATGCGATGTTCTCCCACACTAATATTCCCGAGGCACCTTGGTTCACGGTAGAAGCCGATGACAAAAGACGAGCGCGCCTTAACTGCATCAGCCATCTTCTGAGCAAGATTCCATATGTGGATATGACGCCGGAGCCGCTGGAATTAGCACCCCGCAAGAGTCCTCCCACCGACTACGTGCGTCCTCCACTGAACGAACAGTTCTTCGTTCCCCGTCAATACTGA
- the hemG gene encoding protoporphyrinogen oxidase, translated as MLDTLVVGAGLSGLSVARSLQMAGRNVLVAEAQERVGGNILTQQSDDGFQWEEGPNSFSPNRELLELAVGVGLRDKLIFADRRLPRFVYWRNSLHPVPMSPPRAVTTSLLSPLGKLRAVAGAIGFVPPALSDEESVAEFFTRHLGSEVAERLVAPFVSGVYAGDVERLSVSSAFRQVAKLSEVGGGLLAGALLTRRGKSGPPQKLPPRVDPNLPRVQRGELGSFVGGLKMLPEAIAAKLGTKLKLHWTLEHLVRCEGGYRAEFATPEGQQQIEVRSLVLATPAYRCARVLQSLAPSACQALSEMPYPAVACVVLAYPSSAFSSPLQGFGNLIPRGQGIRTLGTIWSSALFPGRTPPGWEILTSFIGGATDPELGTLSAQQIVAEVRRDLQRVLVDKEPNTEPRVLAAKVWPRAIPQYVLGHSDRLNRIQIDLDRLPGLYLCSNFTDGVALGDCVRRGFETAEAIGQYLN; from the coding sequence GTGCTGGATACGCTCGTAGTTGGGGCAGGTTTGAGCGGATTGAGCGTCGCGCGATCGCTCCAAATGGCAGGGCGCAATGTGCTGGTTGCCGAGGCGCAGGAGCGTGTTGGCGGTAACATTCTCACGCAGCAGAGCGATGATGGGTTTCAGTGGGAGGAGGGGCCAAATAGCTTCTCGCCAAACCGCGAACTGCTCGAACTCGCAGTCGGTGTGGGGCTCAGGGACAAGCTGATTTTTGCAGATCGCCGTTTGCCGCGTTTTGTTTACTGGCGCAATAGTTTGCATCCGGTCCCAATGAGCCCGCCGCGAGCAGTGACGACATCGCTATTGAGTCCCTTAGGTAAATTACGCGCGGTAGCCGGCGCGATCGGATTTGTGCCCCCAGCGCTCTCCGACGAGGAGTCCGTTGCCGAGTTCTTCACGCGCCATTTGGGGTCCGAAGTTGCCGAACGACTGGTTGCGCCTTTCGTTTCGGGGGTTTACGCAGGTGATGTCGAGCGATTGAGTGTCAGCTCAGCCTTCCGGCAAGTCGCTAAGCTGTCCGAGGTCGGTGGCGGGTTGCTTGCTGGAGCACTCCTGACGCGCCGTGGTAAATCCGGCCCTCCTCAAAAGCTCCCTCCAAGGGTTGACCCCAATTTGCCGCGCGTCCAACGCGGTGAGTTGGGGTCTTTCGTCGGCGGGTTAAAAATGCTGCCCGAGGCGATCGCCGCTAAACTCGGCACCAAGCTTAAGCTGCACTGGACCCTAGAACACTTAGTTCGCTGCGAGGGCGGCTATCGCGCCGAATTCGCAACTCCGGAGGGGCAACAGCAGATCGAGGTGCGTTCGCTGGTATTGGCAACACCTGCTTACAGATGCGCGCGGGTATTGCAATCGCTCGCTCCTTCGGCTTGCCAAGCGCTATCCGAAATGCCTTATCCAGCAGTAGCGTGCGTAGTGCTGGCGTATCCGAGCTCGGCGTTTTCCTCTCCTTTACAAGGGTTTGGCAATTTGATTCCCCGCGGACAAGGTATTCGCACGCTGGGTACAATTTGGTCGTCGGCACTTTTCCCTGGGCGAACGCCGCCAGGCTGGGAGATCTTAACGAGTTTTATTGGCGGCGCGACCGACCCCGAACTCGGTACGCTGTCCGCACAGCAAATCGTGGCAGAGGTCCGTCGCGACCTGCAGCGGGTGTTGGTCGATAAAGAACCCAACACCGAACCGCGCGTCCTGGCAGCTAAGGTTTGGCCGCGCGCGATCCCTCAGTACGTGCTCGGTCATAGCGATCGCCTCAACCGCATCCAAATCGACCTCGACCGGCTGCCCGGCTTATATTTGTGCAGCAACTTCACCGATGGCGTAGCGCTCGGCGACTGCGTGCGGCGGGGCTTCGAGACTGCTGAGGCGATCGGACAGTACCTCAACTGA
- the nadA gene encoding quinolinate synthase NadA, whose translation MFATALPSIAERQPELPPDLFAAIAALKRDLNAVVLAHYYQDPDVQDIADYIGDSLGLSRQAASTDADTIVFAGVHFMAETAKILNPNKLVLLPDAEAGCSLADSCPPAEFAAFKAAHPDHIVVSYINCSAEIKALSDIICTSSNAVRIVEQLPRDRQIIFAPDRNLGRYVMQQTGRDLVLWQGSCIVHETFSEKKLVQLKMQHPEAEVVAHPECEDSVLRHASFIGSTTALLNHCQNSVQKSFIVATEPGIIYQMQKAAPDKEFIPAPPIANCNCNECPYMRLNTLEKLYLCMRDRQPEIVLPETTRAAALKPIQRMLEMST comes from the coding sequence GTGTTTGCAACTGCTCTTCCCTCGATTGCCGAACGACAACCGGAACTGCCCCCCGACTTGTTTGCAGCGATCGCCGCGCTTAAGCGCGACCTAAATGCGGTCGTTCTCGCACATTACTATCAGGATCCGGACGTCCAAGACATTGCCGATTACATCGGCGATTCGTTGGGACTATCGCGCCAAGCGGCCTCAACAGATGCCGACACGATCGTCTTCGCGGGCGTGCACTTTATGGCCGAGACCGCGAAAATTCTCAATCCGAACAAGCTCGTGCTTCTGCCTGATGCCGAAGCCGGTTGTTCGCTCGCCGACAGTTGTCCGCCAGCTGAGTTCGCAGCGTTCAAGGCCGCGCATCCAGATCACATTGTCGTGTCGTATATCAACTGTTCGGCGGAAATCAAGGCACTCAGCGACATTATTTGTACGAGTTCGAATGCCGTGCGCATCGTCGAGCAACTCCCGCGCGATCGCCAGATTATATTTGCTCCCGACCGCAACCTCGGCCGCTACGTCATGCAGCAAACCGGTCGCGATTTAGTGTTGTGGCAGGGAAGCTGCATCGTTCACGAGACGTTTTCGGAAAAAAAGCTCGTGCAGCTTAAGATGCAGCATCCCGAAGCGGAAGTCGTCGCACACCCGGAATGCGAGGACTCGGTGTTGCGCCATGCTAGCTTCATTGGATCGACTACAGCGTTGCTGAACCATTGCCAGAATAGCGTGCAGAAATCGTTCATCGTCGCAACAGAGCCGGGCATCATTTACCAGATGCAGAAAGCAGCCCCGGATAAGGAATTTATTCCCGCACCACCGATCGCTAATTGCAACTGCAACGAATGCCCGTATATGCGGCTCAACACCCTAGAAAAGCTCTATTTGTGCATGCGCGATCGCCAACCCGAGATCGTATTACCAGAGACAACACGCGCCGCAGCTCTCAAACCGATCCAGCGCATGTTGGAGATGAGTACTTAA
- a CDS encoding response regulator, which translates to MSDNKILIVEDEAVVSLDLSRRLQKMGYEIVGRVASGEAAIAAIEENPPDLALMDINLQGDMDGIETAERLYKEFDIPVIYLTAYAGESTLQRAKQTRPYGYILKPFKERELRATIEIAIARHQNT; encoded by the coding sequence GTGTCTGATAACAAAATCCTGATCGTCGAAGACGAAGCCGTGGTATCCCTCGACTTGTCGCGCCGCCTGCAAAAGATGGGCTACGAGATCGTCGGACGCGTGGCGTCGGGCGAAGCAGCGATCGCCGCGATCGAGGAGAACCCACCGGATCTGGCACTCATGGACATTAATTTGCAAGGCGACATGGACGGCATCGAAACGGCCGAACGCCTCTACAAAGAGTTCGACATTCCAGTGATTTATCTGACGGCGTATGCGGGGGAAAGCACGCTCCAGCGCGCCAAACAGACTCGTCCCTACGGCTACATCCTCAAGCCGTTCAAGGAACGCGAGCTGCGCGCGACGATCGAAATCGCGATCGCGCGGCACCAAAACACTTAG